Within the Tursiops truncatus isolate mTurTru1 chromosome 12, mTurTru1.mat.Y, whole genome shotgun sequence genome, the region gAGGTTGCCCGCGCGCGCGCTCGCGGTCGCGCCGGTCCCGCGGGACACGTCCCGCCAgggcccccgcccgccccgcccgcgaCCGGAGTTCCCACGGCGCCCGCCAGAGCCCTGCGCCGCCCGTCCTCCTCGTCGCCGAGCCCGTCCGCGCCTTTCGCGAACATGGCGCTTGTCCCTTGCCAGGTGCTGCGGGTGGCCATCCTGCTGTCCTACTGCTCTATCCTGTGCAACTACAAGGCCATCGAAATGCCCTCGCACCAGACCTACGGAGGGAGCTGGAAATTCCTGACTTTCATTGATCTGGTAAggccgctcccctccccctcccccgtcctCCCCTCACTCCGAGCCCGGGTGTGTTTGTGGGTGCGCCGGCACCTGCGCCCGTGCTCCAGCATCCACGCCGGTCCTCGCCTCTTCCCCAGTGACTGCGTCTGAAGGCCAGGCTGCCCCCGCAGCAGCACTTTCTGTAGCACCCAACGTTATCTGGTAGCTGGGGCACGAGTGGAGGTGGGGCGCAGCCAGGTGGTGGGCTCTTTGGAGGGGAACACACACCTGCTTCTAAGAGGTGGCACGGGAAGATTCTCAACTTAGCAACTGGATCGAACGACCTTGGTCATGAGCGGCCTCAGACTCGTTCGCCCCCAAGGTGCTTTCCAGAGCACCCACCGTGGGATCAAGTCGCAG harbors:
- the AIG1 gene encoding androgen-induced gene 1 protein isoform X4, translating into MALVPCQVLRVAILLSYCSILCNYKAIEMPSHQTYGGSWKFLTFIDL